The DNA segment GATTAATAGAAGAGGAGTTAGTAAGATTTGTTTCAGGCTTAAAAAAAATTCTTGTCCTTATTTGTCTAATCAACCTATTTGTTAACTTTATAAAGTTCTCAATAGATTTTATAAGAGAAAGAAGACTTAAAATTTTAGCTTCATATTGAATATGAGGAGGGACCTTAACACCCTGAGATAATGCAAGACTATCCCTTGTAGCATAATGAGTTGGTCTTAAACCACGTATTATATCTCCTTGTGAAAATTTCCATTTAATATTCTCAATTTCTTCGAGAATTTCAATTTCTTTATCAAATTTATCAAAAGTTCTAATAAAAGACAAATCAGAACACACTGAAGTATGCAAATCTTCCTTCTGAATTTTATTTAAAGAAGTTTCAATTTTATTTAAAGAAGTTCCATGATATTTCTTTTCAATAGCCCTAATTACATCAGCATATGTTTTTTCTTCCCAATTGGGTTGAGATCTATGTTGTAAACCCCACTCTGAATCAAATCTTTCATTAATAGGAGGTCGTTCAAAATTTTTATAATATAAATCCGCATGATAACCAATCCAAGAACCACTCCAAGATTCTTGAATTTGATTTATGATATCTAAAAGAGCATTTAAATCTTTTTTATAAGATAAAGCCTTTTTTATATTTTTATTAAAGTTATCTAACTCTTTCTGAAGATTATCAAGAAATTCAATCTTTTCGTTATTTTGAGCCATATAATCCCTAAAATAAATTTAATTGACCTTGAAACCCAATAAATGTTGGAATTGAGTTTAACAAGTTAAATAATCAAAATTATTACACAAAGCCATTATTCTTAAGGTTTAATTAAAATTAGATTAATTAAAAGTAATATAAAAAGTTAATCTTTTATCCCTCCATTTTGAACTTACTATTTTAATAGTAATTACTACTGAAATTCCAGTACATGGACCCTAAAACTATTCTCGAAAAACTTGAAAACACCCTCAAAAATAACGATATTGAGTTTAAGAAAGATATTGAAGGTTTAGGCCAAGTTGATGCAACAGAAAAACGATCAAATGGATACCAATTTACATTACAAGACCACTTGAGAGGTTTAATCTTAGCGTTACTCAGTAATCAACACCCTTGGAAACCCATAGCAAATAACCTTGACAACCTAGAAACAATATTCCTCGATTATCAACCAGAAAAACTCAGAAAAACAGACTCTAAAGACATTATAAATACAAATTAGGGTTATTAACTGTCATCAAAAAGATCGATCTAACCATCTACTCGTATCGCATACATTAATTGATTAAAGTGATATCAAAAAGATCCTGAAAAAAAGAGTTAAGATGGTTTGTGGATTGAATTCAACTCATTTACTTGCTTAATTTATTTTTAATCTTTTTAAATTGAGCGATAAGTAAGATATTGCATAAAAATTGGTTTATACTTGAAAAACAAACTAATAACTTAATTAAAGTTGTAATGGAGGTTGTTTTATGAAGATAAGTGCAAGGAATGCTTTAGAAGGAACGGTTGAAAATGTGGAGATCGGGGCAGTTATGGCCAGTGTAAAAATTAACATAGAAAATCCTGGTGTTATAACAGCTGTAATAACCAAAGAATCTGTTGAAAAGCTTGGAATAAAAAAAGGAGATAATGTTTCCGCAATAATTAAATCAACAGAAGTCATGGTTGGAAAGGATTAACCACCTAAAAACCAATTTCTATTTTATTTTAAAAAGAAACTTGAAAATTTATTTCTGAAGATTATTCTTAATTTGAATATTTAAATTTTTCTTTATTCTACTCAATTCTTTAATAAAAAGCCAAAAAACAGTTATTCAGGCAAAACTAAATCTTTCAAGAATTTAAGAGTAAAATATAAAGCAAAGCACTAAAAAAAGAATAAAAAAGTGAAATATGGTTTATTTCCTTCTTGGCACTATAAATCCACTGATGACAGCTAGAACAGCCAGTATCAAATAGTTTATTGGCATACCTGTTTTCTGCATTCCAATTGTTCCTTCTTCAGTTGATGCTGCTTCTACTGTTGGAGCTTGGAGTATATTTACTCCTGCGGATAGTGTTTGATTTCCATCTGTTCCTGTTACTGTTGCCATTCCAGGACCTTCATCACCTCTTAAAATGGCAAATGCCGATCCAAGACTCCAAGGAACTGT comes from the Methanobacterium aggregans genome and includes:
- a CDS encoding TOBE domain-containing protein encodes the protein MKISARNALEGTVENVEIGAVMASVKINIENPGVITAVITKESVEKLGIKKGDNVSAIIKSTEVMVGKD